A portion of the Pseudomonas koreensis genome contains these proteins:
- the eat gene encoding ethanolamine permease, whose protein sequence is MNTQLKPTLGTLHLWGIAVGLVISGEYFGWSYGWGVAGTLGFLVTSFMVATMYTCFIFSFTELTTAIPHAGGPFAYSRRAFGEKGGLIAGLATLIEFVFAPPAIALAIGAYLNVQFPALDPKHAAVGAYIVFMGLNILGVKLAATFELIVCVLAVAELLVFMGVVAPAFSFSNFALNGWAGSDVFGAPAIAGMFAAIPFAIWFFLAIEGAAMAAEEAKDPKRTIPKAYISGILTLVLLAMGVMFFAGGVGDWRTLANINDPLPQAMKTVVGDNSGWLHMLVWIGLFGLVASFHGIILGYSRQFFALARAGYLPASLAKLSRFQTPHRAIIAGGLIGIAAIYSDGLINLGGMTLTAAMITMAVFGAIVMYIMSMLSLFKLRKTEPNLERTFRAPCYPLVPLIALILAVVCLVAMAWFNTLIGLIFLGFMAVGFCYFMLTGQLRADAPADAMLTGN, encoded by the coding sequence ATGAACACACAACTCAAACCCACGCTGGGCACGTTGCACCTGTGGGGCATTGCCGTGGGGCTGGTGATTTCCGGGGAATATTTCGGCTGGAGTTACGGCTGGGGCGTGGCCGGTACTCTCGGTTTTCTGGTCACTTCATTCATGGTCGCGACCATGTACACCTGCTTTATCTTCAGCTTCACCGAACTGACCACCGCAATTCCCCATGCTGGCGGGCCGTTTGCCTATAGCCGCCGTGCATTTGGCGAGAAAGGCGGACTGATCGCCGGGCTGGCCACACTGATCGAATTCGTCTTCGCCCCGCCGGCGATTGCCTTGGCGATTGGTGCTTATCTGAATGTGCAATTTCCGGCCCTCGACCCCAAACACGCAGCGGTTGGCGCGTACATCGTGTTTATGGGCCTGAATATTCTCGGGGTGAAGCTGGCGGCGACGTTCGAGCTGATCGTCTGCGTGCTGGCGGTGGCTGAGTTGCTGGTGTTCATGGGCGTGGTTGCGCCGGCGTTCAGTTTCAGCAACTTCGCCCTGAATGGCTGGGCGGGCTCCGACGTCTTCGGCGCGCCGGCGATTGCCGGGATGTTTGCGGCGATTCCATTTGCCATCTGGTTCTTCCTCGCCATCGAAGGCGCCGCGATGGCCGCCGAAGAAGCCAAGGACCCGAAGCGCACGATCCCGAAAGCCTACATCAGCGGCATCCTGACCCTGGTGCTGCTGGCCATGGGCGTGATGTTCTTCGCCGGCGGCGTCGGCGACTGGCGCACGCTGGCCAACATCAACGACCCCTTGCCGCAAGCCATGAAAACCGTGGTCGGCGACAACTCAGGCTGGCTGCACATGCTGGTCTGGATCGGCCTGTTCGGCCTGGTCGCCAGTTTTCACGGCATCATCCTCGGCTACTCACGCCAGTTCTTCGCCCTCGCCCGCGCCGGCTATCTGCCTGCTTCGCTGGCAAAACTCTCGCGCTTCCAGACACCACACCGCGCGATAATCGCTGGCGGGCTCATCGGCATTGCCGCGATATACAGCGATGGTCTGATCAACCTCGGCGGTATGACACTGACGGCAGCGATGATCACCATGGCGGTGTTCGGCGCGATCGTGATGTACATCATGAGCATGCTCAGCCTGTTCAAACTGCGTAAAACGGAACCGAATCTGGAGCGCACCTTCCGCGCGCCTTGCTATCCGCTGGTGCCTCTGATTGCACTGATATTGGCCGTGGTTTGCCTGGTTGCGATGGCGTGGTTCAACACCCTGATCGGGCTGATTTTCCTCGGCTTCATGGCGGTGGGGTTCTGCTACTTCATGCTGACCGGACAACTGCGCGCCGATGCGCCGGCCGATGCGATGCTCACAGGCAATTGA
- a CDS encoding DUF2897 family protein, producing the protein MPWYAWLILVVAIGSIVGGLMMLRDTANKVELTDEERKRVAQRNAEADAKDAQDR; encoded by the coding sequence ATGCCCTGGTATGCCTGGTTGATTCTGGTCGTTGCGATCGGCTCGATTGTTGGCGGATTGATGATGTTGCGCGACACCGCCAACAAGGTCGAACTGACCGATGAAGAACGCAAGCGCGTCGCGCAGCGCAATGCCGAAGCGGATGCCAAGGACGCACAGGACCGCTGA
- a CDS encoding TetR/AcrR family transcriptional regulator: MRYSPDHKAQTHQRIIQEASARFRKDGIGATGLQPLMKALGLTHGGFYSHFKSKEELVEKALQAAGEQVGGLCEEIFAQENPLQVFIDTYLSQWHQTSPDEGCPLLTISSELGLRGQPSPTSDEVLKARLEQIQGTLAGDNNADRSIVIMATLAGALLLSRSVADADFAQRILDVTREHLKQSND, translated from the coding sequence ATGCGTTACTCGCCAGATCACAAAGCCCAGACTCATCAGCGCATCATCCAGGAAGCCTCGGCGCGGTTTCGCAAGGACGGTATCGGCGCGACCGGCCTACAGCCTTTGATGAAAGCGCTGGGCTTGACCCATGGCGGCTTCTACTCGCATTTCAAATCCAAGGAAGAACTGGTCGAAAAAGCCCTGCAAGCGGCCGGCGAGCAAGTCGGGGGCCTTTGCGAAGAAATCTTCGCGCAGGAAAATCCTTTGCAGGTCTTTATCGACACCTACCTGTCGCAGTGGCATCAGACCTCGCCCGACGAAGGCTGCCCGCTGCTGACCATATCTTCTGAGCTGGGGCTGCGCGGCCAGCCAAGCCCCACCAGTGACGAAGTTCTCAAGGCTCGCCTCGAACAGATACAAGGCACGCTCGCCGGCGACAACAATGCTGACCGCAGCATTGTCATCATGGCAACCCTTGCCGGTGCACTGTTGCTGTCACGCAGCGTCGCGGATGCCGACTTCGCTCAGCGCATCCTCGACGTCACCCGCGAGCATCTCAAGCAATCGAACGATTAA
- the fabF gene encoding beta-ketoacyl-ACP synthase II, whose product MSQRRIVVTGMGLVSPLGSDVEIVWQRLLAGRSGLRNLPDAVVADLPTRVGGSVPTVEEDAEAGFDPDRATPPKEQKKMDRFIMFAMEAARQALEQAGWHPADAEQQERTATIIGSGVGGFGAIADAVRTTDSRGPRRLSPFTIPSFLVNLAAGHVSIQHGLKGPLGAPVTACAAGVQAIGDAARLIRAGEADIAVCGGAEASIDRVSLAGFAAARALSSGYNDTPEKASRPFDSGRDGFVMGEGAGLLVIESLEHALARGAKPLAELVGYGTTADAYHLTAGPEDGSGARRAMQLALAQGGVAPDQVQHLNAHATSTPVGDLGELAAIKAVFGTQNKIAVTSTKSATGHLLGAAGGLEAIFTLLAIRDQVVPPTLNFENPDPASEGVDIVHGEARPIEIEYALSNGFGFGGVNASVLFKRWQG is encoded by the coding sequence ATGAGCCAGCGTCGAATTGTAGTCACGGGCATGGGCCTGGTTTCACCCTTGGGCAGTGATGTTGAAATCGTCTGGCAGCGTCTGCTCGCCGGGCGTTCCGGATTGCGTAATCTGCCGGACGCTGTGGTGGCCGATCTGCCGACCCGGGTGGGCGGCAGTGTGCCGACGGTCGAGGAGGACGCCGAGGCTGGGTTCGACCCGGATCGCGCGACGCCACCCAAGGAACAAAAGAAGATGGACCGCTTCATCATGTTCGCCATGGAAGCAGCACGGCAGGCATTGGAGCAGGCCGGCTGGCATCCAGCGGACGCTGAACAACAGGAGCGGACCGCAACAATCATCGGCTCGGGTGTCGGCGGTTTCGGTGCGATTGCCGATGCCGTTCGCACCACCGACAGCCGTGGCCCTCGGCGTTTGTCGCCGTTCACCATTCCATCGTTTCTGGTCAATCTCGCGGCAGGTCATGTGTCGATCCAGCATGGCCTGAAAGGTCCGTTAGGTGCTCCGGTTACCGCATGTGCCGCCGGGGTTCAGGCGATCGGCGATGCGGCGCGATTGATCAGGGCGGGAGAAGCGGACATCGCCGTGTGTGGCGGGGCGGAAGCGTCGATCGATCGCGTCAGTCTGGCCGGTTTCGCTGCCGCGCGGGCGTTGTCCAGCGGTTACAACGACACCCCTGAGAAAGCCTCACGTCCTTTCGACAGCGGGCGCGATGGTTTTGTGATGGGCGAAGGCGCTGGTCTGTTGGTTATCGAATCGCTGGAGCATGCGCTGGCGCGTGGGGCGAAACCGTTGGCCGAACTGGTTGGCTACGGCACCACGGCCGACGCCTATCACCTGACCGCCGGGCCGGAAGACGGCAGCGGCGCGCGGCGGGCGATGCAGCTCGCATTGGCTCAGGGTGGCGTGGCGCCGGATCAGGTGCAGCATCTCAATGCGCATGCGACCTCGACACCGGTCGGTGACTTGGGCGAGTTGGCGGCGATCAAGGCTGTGTTCGGTACGCAAAACAAAATCGCCGTGACCTCGACCAAATCTGCTACCGGTCATTTGCTCGGCGCGGCGGGTGGGCTTGAGGCGATTTTCACGTTGCTGGCGATCCGTGATCAGGTGGTGCCGCCGACCCTCAACTTCGAAAACCCGGATCCAGCGAGCGAAGGGGTGGACATCGTCCATGGCGAAGCGCGGCCAATTGAGATCGAATATGCCTTGTCCAACGGCTTCGGTTTTGGCGGGGTCAATGCGAGCGTGCTGTTCAAGCGCTGGCAAGGTTAA